In Bacteroidota bacterium, a single genomic region encodes these proteins:
- a CDS encoding heavy metal translocating P-type ATPase metal-binding domain-containing protein, whose product MEQVKNSLKLSCYHCGENCNDTSIHIAEKAFCCSGCKMVYEILNKNDLCTYYDLSQNPGITQKTKVRANKFSFLEDAQVFAKLIQFTDGKQTRVTFYLPQMHCSSCIWLLENLHKLNPEIIGSSVDFPKKEITVVYNETKCKLRDVAELLTAIGYEPHINLSDMDEKVVKTTTKGRLFKLGIAGFCFGNIMMLSFPEYFSSGIYYEKGMRELFSFLILALSLPVFFYSASEFYISAWKGLKQKFLNIDAPIVLAIVITFGRSVYEILTSSGSGYLDSMSGIVFFMLAGRMFQDRVYNSISFERDYKSYFPVAVAVKKDNNEENIPVSKLKVGDRIVIRNNELIPADSILFYGKANIDYSFVTGESLPVEKGIGEIVYAGGKQIGGAIEMEVVKEVSQSYLTQLWNNDAFSQSDEKETSFIHKLSRHFTILLFSIATMAGVYWGIVDSSKLLNALTAVLIVACPCSLLLSATFTNGNIIRIFSKNKLFIKNATVIESMASVTHIVFDKTGTLTQNENAKLIFDGEALSDFEQQLIRTLAAQSSHPLSKHIYNFYPQHQLLQCESFAEKIGQGIEGSILGIQIRLGAAQYILNRLVKAENGSKVYVEINGSEKGSFVLKNNYRAGFETLVQQLKKDYTVSLLSGDNDSEKNYLRSVLGENAELLFHQSPAEKLNYIATLQAKNKKVLMLGDGLNDAGALKKSDIGIAVSDSINNFSPACDAVLAGSEFKLLKKLLDFAKTGKNIILGSFVLSILYNIVGIGFAVQGTLSPMIAAILMPASSLSILLFTVGLSSLIAKRRNLI is encoded by the coding sequence ATGGAACAAGTAAAAAATTCACTGAAGCTTTCCTGTTATCATTGTGGTGAAAACTGCAACGATACTTCTATTCATATTGCAGAAAAAGCATTTTGTTGCTCAGGTTGCAAAATGGTATATGAGATTTTAAACAAGAACGATTTATGCACCTATTACGATTTGTCTCAAAATCCGGGCATTACCCAAAAGACAAAAGTTCGTGCAAATAAATTTTCATTTTTGGAAGATGCACAAGTATTTGCCAAGTTAATTCAGTTTACCGATGGCAAGCAAACACGGGTAACATTTTATCTTCCACAAATGCACTGCAGTTCCTGCATTTGGCTCTTAGAAAACTTACACAAACTGAATCCCGAAATTATTGGCTCGTCTGTTGATTTTCCTAAAAAAGAAATCACAGTTGTGTACAACGAAACAAAATGTAAGTTAAGAGATGTTGCCGAATTACTTACCGCTATTGGTTATGAGCCACACATAAACTTAAGTGATATGGACGAAAAAGTGGTAAAAACAACCACCAAGGGTCGCCTATTTAAGTTAGGAATTGCGGGCTTTTGTTTCGGAAACATTATGATGCTAAGCTTTCCGGAATATTTTTCCTCCGGGATTTATTATGAAAAAGGAATGCGCGAATTATTTTCCTTTCTCATCCTTGCCTTATCCCTACCTGTTTTCTTTTATAGTGCATCTGAGTTTTATATCTCAGCTTGGAAAGGGCTCAAGCAAAAATTCTTGAACATTGATGCGCCTATTGTACTTGCTATTGTAATAACCTTTGGGCGCAGTGTGTATGAGATACTGACATCGAGTGGTTCCGGATATCTCGACTCGATGTCGGGTATTGTGTTCTTTATGCTTGCCGGGCGCATGTTTCAAGATAGGGTTTACAATTCTATTTCCTTTGAACGCGATTACAAATCCTATTTTCCGGTTGCTGTTGCTGTAAAAAAAGACAACAACGAGGAAAACATCCCTGTATCGAAGTTAAAAGTTGGAGATCGAATTGTGATTCGAAACAATGAATTAATCCCGGCTGATTCGATTTTATTTTATGGAAAGGCCAATATTGACTATAGTTTTGTTACAGGCGAATCGCTTCCAGTGGAGAAAGGAATTGGCGAAATTGTATACGCCGGTGGAAAACAAATTGGTGGTGCCATTGAGATGGAAGTAGTGAAAGAAGTTTCACAAAGTTACCTTACTCAATTGTGGAATAATGACGCTTTCTCACAAAGTGATGAAAAAGAAACTTCATTCATACATAAACTGAGCAGGCATTTCACCATTCTTTTGTTTTCAATAGCAACAATGGCAGGAGTTTATTGGGGGATTGTAGACAGTTCCAAACTATTAAATGCTTTAACGGCCGTTTTAATTGTTGCATGCCCATGCTCCCTGCTGCTTTCGGCCACATTTACAAATGGAAATATCATTCGGATATTCTCAAAAAACAAACTCTTTATTAAAAATGCCACAGTGATTGAATCTATGGCAAGTGTTACTCATATTGTGTTTGACAAAACCGGAACCCTTACACAAAATGAAAATGCCAAATTAATTTTTGATGGAGAAGCACTCAGTGACTTTGAACAACAATTGATTCGCACACTCGCAGCACAATCCTCCCATCCTTTAAGCAAGCATATTTATAATTTTTACCCTCAACATCAATTGTTGCAATGTGAATCTTTTGCTGAAAAAATAGGTCAAGGGATTGAAGGCAGCATTCTTGGAATTCAAATCCGCTTAGGCGCTGCACAATACATTTTAAACCGACTAGTTAAAGCTGAAAATGGGAGTAAAGTTTATGTAGAAATAAATGGATCTGAGAAAGGATCTTTTGTATTAAAAAACAACTACAGAGCAGGATTTGAAACACTCGTTCAACAGCTAAAAAAGGATTATACAGTTTCGCTTTTATCAGGCGATAATGATTCGGAAAAAAATTACTTGAGGAGTGTACTGGGAGAAAATGCAGAATTATTGTTCCACCAGTCGCCGGCAGAAAAACTCAACTATATAGCCACATTGCAAGCCAAAAACAAAAAAGTGTTAATGCTTGGTGATGGGTTAAATGATGCAGGAGCATTAAAGAAGAGCGATATAGGAATTGCGGTTAGCGACAGCATCAATAATTTTTCTCCAGCCTGCGATGCTGTGCTGGCAGGAAGCGAATTTAAGCTTTTAAAGAAATTGCTCGATTTTGCAAAAACCGGTAAAAACATCATTCTTGGAAGTTTTGTATTATCAATACTCTATAATATTGTTGGGATAGGTTTTGCCGTTCAAGGTACTTTATCTCCCATGATTGCAGCCATTCTGATGCCTGCCAGTTCACTTTCCATACTCCTTTTTACAGTTGGTTTAAGTAGTTTGATTGCGAAACGAAGAAATTTAATTTAA
- a CDS encoding DUF2892 domain-containing protein: MRENLGNTDKIVRIFLGLIIVLAGVEYGSWWGLLGFIFPITAVINWCPIYAFFGFRSNHGEQKKVL; encoded by the coding sequence ATGAGAGAAAATTTAGGAAATACAGATAAAATTGTACGCATATTTTTGGGGCTTATCATTGTGCTAGCAGGCGTCGAATACGGAAGTTGGTGGGGCTTATTAGGCTTTATTTTTCCAATCACAGCTGTGATTAATTGGTGTCCAATTTATGCCTTTTTTGGGTTCAGATCAAATCACGGAGAACAAAAAAAAGTTCTTTAA
- a CDS encoding PAS domain S-box protein has protein sequence MESKEGSGALFLFATEGILVVNEGGEIIRINPSAEKLFGYAKDELLKKKIETLIPKRLSAKHVGQRDHYSHHPHARSMGSGMELFGLRKDGTEFPLEISLSPFKSATGNYVIAFIVDITVRKQAEDKMKNYSTELEKQVKNRTLILEEAIEELEKTKIDLRNALEKEKDLNELKSRFVSMASHEFRTPLTAIISSLSLVTKYGEQNDKDNQMRHVSRIKKSVNNLTDILNDFLSVSKLEEGKLENLPETINLKNVISDILSEMQFMVTEGQKLEYKHNGKEEAIVDKKLLKNILFNLISNAIKFSPDGGLIEVSSHVHSSTIKVSVKDSGIGISKEDQKHLFERFFRGHNATHIQGTGLGLNIVTKYTELMNGSIDFESKENKGTTFTIIIPQ, from the coding sequence ATGGAAAGCAAAGAGGGCTCTGGTGCACTTTTTCTATTTGCAACGGAAGGGATTTTGGTTGTTAATGAAGGAGGTGAGATTATTCGTATCAATCCAAGCGCCGAAAAGCTATTTGGCTATGCAAAGGATGAGTTATTAAAGAAAAAAATTGAAACGCTTATCCCAAAGCGACTTTCTGCCAAACATGTGGGCCAACGCGATCACTATAGCCATCATCCGCACGCACGTTCCATGGGCTCCGGTATGGAGTTATTCGGGTTGAGAAAAGATGGTACTGAGTTCCCGCTTGAAATAAGTTTGAGTCCATTTAAGAGTGCAACCGGTAACTATGTTATTGCCTTTATTGTGGATATCACTGTCAGAAAGCAAGCGGAGGATAAAATGAAAAATTATTCTACAGAACTCGAAAAGCAAGTTAAAAACCGAACACTTATTTTAGAAGAAGCAATTGAAGAGCTCGAAAAAACAAAGATAGATTTGCGAAATGCCTTAGAAAAGGAAAAGGATTTAAACGAATTGAAATCACGCTTTGTCTCGATGGCTTCTCACGAATTCCGTACCCCTTTAACCGCAATTATATCATCCCTTTCGCTGGTTACCAAATATGGAGAGCAAAATGATAAGGATAATCAAATGCGTCACGTTTCACGCATTAAAAAATCGGTAAATAACCTTACCGATATTTTGAATGATTTTTTATCGGTAAGTAAATTAGAAGAAGGAAAATTAGAAAACCTTCCCGAAACAATAAACCTAAAAAATGTCATAAGCGATATTCTTTCGGAAATGCAGTTCATGGTTACCGAAGGGCAAAAATTGGAATACAAGCACAATGGAAAAGAAGAAGCGATAGTTGATAAAAAATTATTGAAAAATATTTTGTTTAATTTGATTTCAAATGCCATTAAATTCTCACCCGATGGTGGGCTTATTGAAGTGAGCTCACACGTGCACAGTTCAACTATAAAAGTTAGTGTGAAAGATAGTGGAATAGGTATTTCAAAAGAAGATCAAAAGCATTTGTTTGAACGTTTTTTTAGAGGACACAACGCAACGCATATTCAAGGCACCGGTTTAGGATTAAACATTGTGACTAAATATACTGAACTCATGAATGGCTCTATAGATTTTGAAAGCAAAGAAAATAAAGGAACAACCTTCACTATAATAATTCCCCAATAA
- a CDS encoding universal stress protein: MKTILIPTDFSLASMGAAVYGAELAKLSSANILLFHAYHPPLPTAANEFIAMPEWDLDRENLVLLENFARELRQKVVGSYEITCRVKLGFAVEEIIWAGEDNNVDLIVMGISGSGRLSEFLMGSNTTGVIQKTNIPVLIIPPKASFKKMSDFVFAYDYKSEIAKNVLLQLKKFIHDFKANLNILNLEKPEEGIGFEKAVNGMLLENALSDVVHTLHFLPKIADIATEMNDFVDTHESDILIVVPHRYNILKGIFHQSVTKHLAFHSHIPILALHD; this comes from the coding sequence ATGAAAACAATACTAATTCCAACCGACTTTAGCCTAGCCTCTATGGGAGCTGCGGTTTATGGTGCTGAACTGGCAAAGCTTTCTTCAGCCAATATTCTTTTGTTTCATGCGTACCATCCTCCACTCCCTACTGCCGCAAATGAGTTTATAGCCATGCCTGAATGGGATTTAGACCGAGAGAATTTGGTACTCTTAGAAAATTTTGCACGTGAGCTACGACAAAAAGTAGTCGGTAGTTATGAAATAACTTGTCGGGTTAAATTAGGATTTGCGGTAGAAGAAATAATTTGGGCTGGTGAGGATAATAATGTTGACCTAATCGTAATGGGGATCAGCGGAAGCGGACGTTTAAGTGAATTTTTGATGGGAAGTAATACTACCGGAGTAATTCAAAAAACAAACATTCCGGTGTTGATTATCCCGCCCAAGGCAAGCTTTAAAAAGATGAGCGATTTTGTTTTTGCTTATGATTACAAATCCGAAATAGCAAAAAATGTACTTCTTCAACTCAAGAAATTTATTCATGATTTTAAGGCAAATCTTAACATTTTGAATCTTGAAAAACCGGAAGAAGGAATTGGATTTGAAAAAGCAGTAAATGGAATGCTCTTAGAAAATGCATTAAGTGATGTTGTGCATACACTTCATTTTTTACCAAAAATTGCCGACATCGCTACCGAAATGAATGATTTTGTGGATACCCATGAATCGGATATTTTGATTGTGGTGCCGCATCGATACAATATTTTAAAAGGTATTTTTCACCAGAGTGTCACCAAGCACCTCGCTTTTCACTCGCATATTCCAATACTTGCCTTACACGACTAA
- the pdhA gene encoding pyruvate dehydrogenase (acetyl-transferring) E1 component subunit alpha yields MEKTITKKTPKTVEKYGRETYLMWYENMQLMRKFEEKASQLYIQQKIKGFCHLYIGQEAILAGAMAIIKKDDNMISAYRDHAHPLAKGMHPKYVMAELMAKATGCSKGKGGSMHMFSKEFRFFGGHGIVGGQIPLGAGIAFAEKFNGTKNVTLCYMGDGAIRQGALHEAFNMAMLWKLPVIFVIENNQYAMGTSVERTSNVHDLYKIGAGYEMPSFPVDGMSCEAVADATKEAYDRAVRGDGPTLLEMKTYRYKGHSMSDPANYRSKEEVEEYKSKDPIEQVLATIQKNKWASESEIGAIDAKIKGLVDESVQFGEDSPYPDISELYKDVYTQEDYPYIIE; encoded by the coding sequence ATGGAAAAAACGATTACCAAAAAGACACCAAAAACAGTAGAAAAATACGGACGGGAGACTTACCTGATGTGGTATGAGAATATGCAACTTATGCGTAAATTCGAAGAAAAGGCAAGTCAACTATATATTCAGCAAAAGATAAAGGGATTTTGCCATTTGTACATTGGCCAAGAAGCGATTTTAGCCGGAGCGATGGCAATTATTAAGAAAGATGATAATATGATATCGGCCTACCGTGATCATGCGCATCCATTGGCAAAAGGAATGCATCCTAAATATGTGATGGCTGAATTAATGGCAAAAGCAACCGGTTGCAGTAAAGGCAAAGGTGGAAGCATGCACATGTTTAGTAAGGAGTTTCGCTTTTTTGGAGGACATGGTATTGTGGGGGGGCAAATTCCATTAGGTGCCGGGATTGCATTCGCAGAAAAATTTAATGGAACCAAAAATGTTACCTTGTGTTATATGGGCGATGGAGCCATTCGTCAAGGGGCTTTGCATGAAGCTTTCAACATGGCTATGTTGTGGAAATTGCCGGTAATTTTTGTGATTGAGAATAACCAATATGCCATGGGAACCTCTGTTGAACGTACCAGCAATGTGCATGATTTATATAAAATTGGTGCCGGCTATGAAATGCCTTCTTTTCCGGTAGATGGAATGAGTTGTGAAGCGGTTGCTGATGCTACTAAAGAAGCTTATGACCGTGCTGTTCGCGGAGATGGTCCAACTTTATTGGAAATGAAAACTTATCGCTATAAAGGTCATTCCATGAGTGATCCGGCTAATTATCGTTCGAAAGAAGAAGTTGAAGAATATAAATCGAAAGACCCAATTGAACAGGTGTTAGCTACAATTCAAAAAAATAAATGGGCAAGCGAATCCGAAATTGGAGCAATAGATGCTAAAATAAAGGGGCTTGTTGACGAATCAGTTCAGTTTGGAGAAGATTCACCTTATCCGGATATTTCTGAGCTGTATAAGGATGTTTATACCCAAGAAGATTATCCTTACATTATAGAATAA
- a CDS encoding DUF1801 domain-containing protein, with the protein MSEIDTFYLKQEEPVQSCMLALREIVLSLDNNIQAQWKYGMPFFCYKDKMLCYIWLHKKLKMPYLGVVEGKHINHPELKIENRSRMKILLVNPNTDIPIQAIREILMEAISLTKIKLKAK; encoded by the coding sequence ATGAGTGAAATAGACACCTTTTATTTAAAACAAGAGGAACCCGTTCAAAGTTGCATGTTAGCTTTAAGGGAAATCGTTTTATCGCTCGACAATAATATTCAAGCTCAGTGGAAATACGGAATGCCTTTCTTCTGTTACAAGGATAAAATGCTCTGCTATATTTGGCTGCATAAAAAGCTTAAAATGCCTTATTTGGGAGTTGTGGAAGGGAAGCACATTAACCATCCCGAATTAAAAATAGAAAATAGATCACGCATGAAAATTCTATTGGTAAATCCCAATACTGATATACCCATTCAAGCAATCAGGGAAATATTAATGGAAGCAATTTCGCTCACCAAAATAAAGTTAAAAGCGAAGTAG
- the ccoS gene encoding cbb3-type cytochrome oxidase assembly protein CcoS: MSAIFILIGASLVVAVGFLIAFIWSVKDGQFEDDYTPAIRMLFENGIAQKKDAPEIRSTFEIKKVNTNKPIVKKQN, encoded by the coding sequence ATGAGCGCAATCTTTATACTTATTGGAGCCAGTCTAGTAGTAGCAGTGGGCTTTTTGATTGCCTTCATTTGGTCGGTGAAAGATGGTCAATTTGAAGATGATTATACGCCAGCCATTCGCATGTTATTTGAAAATGGAATTGCACAAAAAAAAGACGCACCTGAAATTAGAAGTACCTTTGAAATAAAAAAAGTGAATACAAACAAACCAATAGTAAAAAAACAGAATTAG
- a CDS encoding response regulator: MNKKILLIEDNEDVRENTAEILGLAQYQVYTAKNGKEGVEMVQKEQPDLIICDIMMPVLDGYGVLHMLSKNEKTASIPFIFLSAKAERTDLRKGMELGADDYLTKPFDDVELLNAIESRLKKNNILRKEFTKNIDGLSDFINEAKGIESLKKLSEERDIRVYKKKDDIYMEGTFPKGVYFVNKGKIKIHRANEAGKELITELHKEGDFFGYLSLLQNEKYTSTATALEESEIFIIPKDDFFSLLYKNAEVARKFIEILSNNLLENEKELVKLAYNSVRKRVAEALVKLSDKYKKEMDQKFSMNVSREDLANLVGTATETVIRTLSDFKDESLIDIKGGSITILNYEKLTRMKN, translated from the coding sequence ATGAATAAAAAAATTCTCCTAATTGAAGATAATGAGGATGTGCGCGAAAATACGGCCGAAATTCTTGGACTGGCACAGTATCAGGTATACACCGCAAAAAACGGAAAAGAAGGCGTTGAAATGGTCCAAAAAGAACAACCTGATTTAATTATTTGCGACATCATGATGCCTGTGCTCGATGGATATGGTGTCTTGCACATGCTATCTAAAAACGAAAAAACAGCGAGCATCCCCTTCATATTTTTAAGCGCAAAGGCCGAACGAACCGACCTTCGCAAAGGAATGGAATTAGGTGCCGATGATTACCTAACCAAACCTTTTGACGATGTGGAATTGCTAAATGCAATTGAAAGCCGACTCAAAAAAAACAATATTCTTCGTAAGGAATTTACTAAAAATATTGACGGTTTAAGCGATTTTATAAATGAAGCCAAAGGTATTGAATCGCTCAAAAAACTTTCTGAAGAGCGCGATATCAGAGTGTATAAAAAGAAGGACGATATTTACATGGAAGGTACCTTTCCTAAAGGTGTGTACTTTGTGAATAAGGGAAAAATAAAAATACACAGGGCAAATGAAGCCGGAAAGGAACTAATAACAGAGTTACACAAAGAGGGTGATTTTTTCGGGTACCTTTCACTGCTTCAAAATGAAAAATACACCAGTACCGCTACTGCGTTAGAAGAATCAGAAATATTTATTATTCCCAAAGACGACTTTTTTTCACTGCTTTATAAAAATGCAGAGGTTGCTCGAAAGTTTATTGAAATTCTATCCAATAATTTACTCGAAAACGAAAAGGAATTAGTCAAGCTTGCCTATAATTCAGTTCGTAAAAGAGTGGCTGAGGCATTGGTGAAACTCTCCGATAAGTATAAAAAGGAAATGGACCAAAAGTTTAGCATGAATGTTTCTCGCGAAGATTTAGCAAACTTAGTGGGTACCGCTACTGAAACCGTAATTCGAACCTTGAGCGATTTTAAAGATGAAAGCTTAATCGATATTAAAGGTGGTTCAATTACCATCTTGAACTATGAAAAGCTCACTCGAATGAAAAACTAA
- a CDS encoding hemerythrin domain-containing protein — MANYPLLIFDELQADELCDYIQKKHHSFARHSMETIHQYFVQMLHEAGSETSLENEMHSHFLNLQNHLEQHLKKEETVLFPFIRKMIHLKNGDGQGCFPLGVRVDNPLRIMSHEHEKMIHDLEKLNIACSTFVATKLHTITAKLCYVELVDLEEDLRKHFSLEEEILHPKLIELGKLIQENLAH, encoded by the coding sequence ATGGCAAACTATCCCCTCCTTATTTTTGATGAATTACAAGCCGATGAATTATGCGATTACATACAAAAAAAGCATCATTCCTTCGCACGTCATTCGATGGAAACGATCCATCAATATTTTGTTCAGATGCTTCATGAAGCAGGCAGTGAAACAAGTTTGGAAAACGAAATGCACTCCCATTTTTTAAATCTTCAAAACCACCTTGAACAACATTTGAAAAAAGAGGAAACGGTTCTCTTTCCTTTTATTCGGAAAATGATTCACTTAAAAAATGGAGATGGGCAAGGTTGCTTTCCACTTGGTGTACGCGTGGATAATCCGTTAAGAATAATGAGTCATGAACACGAGAAAATGATTCATGATTTGGAAAAGCTAAATATAGCTTGTTCAACTTTTGTGGCTACAAAGCTACATACCATCACTGCTAAACTTTGTTATGTGGAGCTTGTGGATTTAGAGGAAGATTTGAGAAAACATTTTTCATTAGAGGAGGAGATATTGCATCCCAAATTAATAGAATTGGGTAAACTGATTCAGGAAAATTTGGCGCATTAA
- a CDS encoding J domain-containing protein produces the protein MEYKDYYKILGVSKSAKADEIKKAFRKLAVKFHPDKNPGNKAAEEKFKEANEANEVLSDPEKRKKYDELGEYWNKQAQSRNGKEGFDWSKWQTHGDSNSYGYSGNQDFQDSHASQTDFSDFFESVFGGRAYGSRSGNRPVKGEDYAAESTLSLEEAYLGTTRQLQLNSSVFEIKIKPGVRDAQTLRMKGKGGKGRNGAADGDIIITLHIPEHPHFKIKDSDLYAETFVNLYTLLLGGKAIVRTLKGSMKIDIPKETENGKTLRLKGLGMPLFGKANEFGNLYLKVNALLPKNLSEKEIALLQELEEVRKVNLV, from the coding sequence ATGGAGTATAAGGATTACTATAAAATTTTGGGTGTTTCAAAAAGCGCTAAAGCCGATGAAATAAAGAAGGCATTTCGCAAGCTTGCAGTAAAATTCCATCCCGATAAAAATCCCGGAAATAAAGCGGCTGAAGAAAAATTCAAGGAAGCCAATGAGGCAAATGAAGTATTGAGCGATCCAGAAAAAAGAAAGAAATACGATGAACTTGGAGAGTATTGGAACAAGCAGGCTCAAAGTAGAAATGGCAAAGAAGGATTTGATTGGAGCAAATGGCAAACACATGGCGATTCAAATTCATATGGTTATTCGGGAAACCAAGATTTTCAGGATAGCCATGCTAGTCAAACTGATTTTTCGGATTTTTTTGAATCGGTATTTGGGGGTAGGGCGTATGGAAGTCGCAGCGGAAACAGGCCTGTGAAAGGCGAAGATTATGCTGCAGAATCAACACTTTCGCTCGAAGAAGCTTATCTGGGTACAACCCGACAATTACAGCTTAACTCAAGTGTTTTTGAAATAAAAATAAAGCCTGGCGTGCGCGATGCACAAACGCTTCGTATGAAAGGAAAAGGAGGAAAAGGCAGAAATGGCGCAGCGGATGGCGATATTATAATAACCCTACACATCCCTGAACATCCTCATTTCAAAATCAAAGACAGTGATTTATATGCCGAAACTTTTGTAAACCTGTATACATTATTACTCGGTGGAAAAGCAATTGTTCGTACCTTAAAAGGAAGCATGAAAATTGACATACCCAAGGAAACCGAAAACGGTAAAACACTGCGCTTAAAAGGGCTGGGTATGCCTTTATTTGGTAAGGCAAATGAATTTGGAAACCTGTATTTAAAAGTGAATGCATTGTTACCCAAAAATTTGAGTGAAAAAGAAATCGCCTTACTCCAAGAATTGGAGGAAGTGCGAAAAGTGAATTTGGTTTAA
- a CDS encoding pyruvate dehydrogenase complex dihydrolipoamide acetyltransferase: MAEVVKMPKLSDTMTEGVVSKWHKKVGDVVKSGQLLADIETDKATMEFESFQDGVLLYIGVEEGKGAPVDSILAILGEKGEDIKALLAGAQTAAPAAEKSTEKIVEKVAPAKATEVTKPEPVKPLAAAVITKTTVSDAADGRTKVSPLAKKLAEEKGIDIMGVRGSGDEGRIVKRDIENYNPALNYTGSSNSSSGFVGVESFTEEAVSQMRKTIARRLAESKFSAPHFYLTMEINMDKAIEARNDINESSPVKISFNDFVIKAAALALRKHPKINSSWLGDKIRFNQHIHIGVAVAVEDGLLVPVVRFADGISLAQLSVEVKSLGQKAKEKKLQPAEWEGNTFTISNLGMFGIDEFTAIINPPDACILAVGGIKQGAVVKNGQLAVGNLMKVTLSCDHRVVDGASGAAFLQTLKSYLEKPINLLL; encoded by the coding sequence ATGGCTGAAGTAGTAAAGATGCCCAAATTGAGTGATACCATGACAGAGGGCGTGGTGAGCAAGTGGCACAAGAAAGTTGGTGATGTAGTAAAATCAGGTCAGTTGTTGGCAGATATTGAAACAGATAAAGCTACCATGGAATTTGAATCTTTTCAGGATGGTGTATTGCTTTATATTGGCGTGGAAGAAGGTAAAGGCGCACCGGTAGATTCTATTCTTGCCATCCTCGGTGAAAAAGGAGAAGATATAAAGGCATTGTTGGCAGGAGCACAAACAGCAGCACCTGCGGCAGAAAAAAGCACTGAAAAAATTGTTGAAAAAGTCGCACCAGCAAAAGCAACAGAAGTTACCAAACCTGAACCGGTTAAACCTTTAGCAGCAGCCGTTATTACAAAAACAACAGTTTCGGATGCGGCGGATGGTAGAACAAAAGTTTCTCCGCTTGCAAAAAAATTAGCGGAAGAAAAAGGGATTGATATTATGGGGGTGCGCGGAAGCGGTGACGAAGGAAGAATCGTGAAACGAGACATAGAGAATTACAATCCCGCATTAAATTATACCGGATCTTCAAATTCTAGTTCAGGATTTGTTGGTGTTGAAAGCTTTACAGAAGAAGCTGTATCCCAAATGCGAAAAACCATTGCGCGCAGATTGGCAGAAAGTAAATTTAGCGCACCGCATTTTTACCTCACCATGGAAATCAACATGGACAAAGCCATTGAGGCACGAAATGATATTAACGAAAGCTCTCCGGTAAAAATTTCTTTTAATGATTTTGTGATTAAAGCGGCAGCGCTGGCATTGCGGAAACATCCAAAAATAAATTCCTCTTGGCTGGGCGATAAAATTCGTTTTAATCAGCACATTCATATTGGAGTAGCGGTTGCGGTAGAAGATGGCTTGCTTGTTCCGGTTGTGCGCTTTGCAGATGGTATATCTTTGGCTCAACTCTCCGTGGAAGTAAAATCCTTGGGTCAAAAAGCAAAAGAAAAAAAGCTTCAGCCTGCGGAATGGGAAGGAAATACCTTTACGATTTCCAACTTAGGAATGTTTGGAATTGATGAATTTACAGCGATTATTAATCCACCAGACGCATGTATACTTGCAGTTGGTGGGATAAAACAAGGGGCAGTTGTGAAGAATGGGCAATTGGCTGTTGGAAACTTGATGAAAGTAACCTTAAGTTGTGATCACCGTGTTGTAGATGGTGCCAGTGGAGCTGCTTTTTTACAAACTTTAAAATCGTATTTAGAAAAGCCTATCAACCTGTTACTATAA
- the cdd gene encoding cytidine deaminase — translation MKTFKVETEVKVYPSIKELSAEDQNLVQQAREAAKGAYAPYSHFNVGAAVLLENGVIIKGNNQENAAYPSGICAERVAVFAAGANYPGVKIKTMAVTAFSLNARIDSPITPCGSCRQVMSEYETKSNSDIRLILCADCEEIWVLESVKSTLPLLFSSKSLK, via the coding sequence ATGAAAACATTCAAAGTAGAAACAGAGGTGAAGGTTTATCCTTCAATAAAAGAGCTGAGTGCAGAAGATCAAAATTTAGTTCAGCAGGCACGAGAGGCCGCAAAAGGGGCTTATGCACCCTATTCGCATTTTAATGTTGGAGCAGCAGTATTGCTTGAGAATGGAGTAATTATTAAAGGCAATAATCAGGAGAATGCAGCTTATCCTTCGGGAATTTGTGCTGAACGAGTGGCAGTATTTGCAGCAGGTGCAAATTATCCTGGAGTAAAAATAAAAACAATGGCAGTTACCGCATTTTCTTTAAATGCAAGGATTGATTCGCCTATAACACCTTGTGGATCCTGTCGACAGGTAATGAGTGAATACGAAACAAAATCCAATTCCGACATCCGTTTAATTTTATGTGCGGATTGTGAGGAGATTTGGGTATTGGAAAGTGTGAAATCAACTCTTCCTTTGCTTTTTAGCTCCAAATCATTAAAATAA